TAAATATAACTGGAAACCGCTTACACTGCACCTAGGAAATTGACTGGCTTCCATACAGTCTTCTCAGCATGATCTATATGAAGGCTAACATGGATATTTTATACCTGTAGCTCATCCAGATGACGAGTTctgaattatttatgtttttcttttagtaGCTTTTTTAATACCAGTCCTGGAAATTCATGAACGCCAGGTTCCATAATGAAGCTGGAAGATCTCAATGGGAGGAGGAATTTGAGAAACAATGGGGGGCTCCGGTTTACAGGCGTCTTTATAGTCATGCCTTCCACTCTATGATCTTAATAAATGCTGCTTCCTCTACTTCTGGATTTATTTAGAAATGACATACAGTTTGTTTAAGAGCTCCAAGGTGACCAGTCACAGTGAATGGACGTTACAGTTGGTGCATCCCCCCCCTGCAAGTAAACAGACTCTGAACTATTAGTGAAATGCTAGTTCCTGCAGTACACAATATGCAtcttcattatcattattattataactatCAGTTTTGAAAGCAACCCAGACAGGCATTTTGCAATAGTTACTGACACTGGTGCCATGGCCAGAGATGGTTGCTGAGACAataggggagagggagggacagGGAGAAGGGGGCAGGCGAGCGGGTCAAGGTAAGGTAATTatattaataatcataataaagaaAACCAAAACAACCCAAAGATGATTTTCACTACAAGTCTGTGGACGTTAGTTTCTTCATGCCCCTTCGCTGGGCCAAGCTGGAGGCAGCCACAGGTTCAAGCACTGGCTGGCACGTCTTGTGGTTCAATGCGGAATATGTAGCAGCCATTGCACCCTGTCCAGAGACAAAGAAAGAAGATGACAAGCTGCTATCAGATCCAGAGGACTTGCTCACACAACTGGTACGTAAGCACTGATGTTCCACTGTGATCATTCCCGGTTAGATAACTGATCACAGAGATCCCCAGCCAAGAACGAGAGTCAAGATTCTAAAGTACAGGTAGCTTTTAGAGAGCATCTACCTGTGTGATAATGACCGCTCCACCTGAACCTAACTGGCTGAGACGATCCTTGGAGTTTCTAATTCACTTCACTTTTTCATAGTTTGCATTCCGGATGCGTACAAGGAAGTCCAGACTCGCTTACCTTGACCAGGTGAGGTGCATCGTGCCTGTTGAGCTGGTAATGAGGCAGTTGGTCCCTGTATGCTATCCAAGAGTGTTTTAACACTTGCGCTGCAGTGTATCGCTGGTGAGGATCTACATGAAGCATATGGGACAACAAGTCCTAAATTTGGAACAAAATTATCACAGGTAGGATCACGATTAAAATTCAGAACCCTGCAATGACCAAGGAATAAAACCAATTGTCACTAACCACATTATATTACCAATAGAGTTCTAGAATTGTGTGCATTAGTAGGGTATTAGTAACATGGTGCTCTGTATCCCTAGCAGCCCTGTTCCATCATACCAGGGAGACTGAGTGAAGCGTCTCTGTAACCTCATGCCCAGGCAAAGGGATTCAATGGATACCCACTTGTCCGGACAGTATAATTGTATGACATGATAACTGAGTTTAGCACTTGACCTACAATTACTAGATACCAGCATgcctcttgtaacaattgtaattcgccctggataagggcgtctgctaagaaataaataataataataataataaaaataaaaataataataataataataataataactgaactaAAGAATAAAAATCCACAGTTATCACAGAACTGACAAGCAGCAGATTGTTTCATCCAAAAGCTGACAAACAAAACCAACAGATATTAAGCTGATAGAAACAATCAAACAGGGACGGTGTGTGTAGAAGTTTGATTCACCTTTGATTTGTCTGAAACGGTGTCCCAGTTGCCTCCGCTCAAGGAGAATTTCCCGCTGCCTATTCTCAGCAAGATCTCCTCTGGGGTGTCATTGGGTCCGTTGGCAAAAGGGGTATAGCTGCAGGAACGAAAAAcagtttaattgtaaatattttaaacaatgtgGCGATATtagtttttaaattacattatacaaaacattcagtattttttttgtttgtaaaaaaaacaaaacaaagccccACTCATCATCAAACATTATGCCCATTGCATATCAACTAGCAGCACCTGCTGAATACACAAAAGGATCACACAATAGTATTTTAAGTCTTCCTTTACATACCCTGCCAGCATGGTGTATAACAGGACGCCGAGACTCCAGATATCACATGCAGCATCGTAGCCCTGCCTCATGAGGACCTAAACCCAAACAAAGCAGAGTTATCATCGGCACCCACTCCTAGATCACCTCGAGAGCACACGCCTTGCTGAACGTACCTCTGGCGCGACGAAGTTGGCTGTATAGCAGGGAGTCAGCAGCAGCCCGTTCTCTCCACGCAGCTGTTTCGCAAATCCAAAATCGCAAATCCTGATTGAATCTGGATTCCCAGAATCCTCCATATACAGAATATTGCTGGGCTTCAGATCCCGGTGCACAACCTGCGTCAGACACACActcatttattaatatatttactgAGTGCCACAAAACCTTATTGTTAAATCAGTCGCAGTTTATATAGAAAGTGATCTTTATAACTCGGCAacttaaattgtttaattaggtCAAACTGGTCATTTCAAAAGGCATATTTAGTGACGTTCTGTAATGACAAATAAAGATTGAGTTTGTATTGAAATGGTGTCTGCTTTAATTTTGTGTGATCCACATGTGCTGTACTATGGACGTCTCCAACATAAATACTCCATTTccaatatacatatacatctatAATACTGATCTATCTCCAGTCTACAGTCTGTCACTGTTCACTACAGAAAGGCGGTCCTTTAATACAGGAAGGATAAGGATTTAATACAGGACTGTGACTTACTCCTTGACAGTGCAAGTAGTCGACAGTTTTAGTGATGGTATAGAGGACAGCGCTGGCTTCCCGTTCAGAGAAGTATTTCTGTCGGAGAATCTTATCCAGCAGCTCTCCCCCTTTCATCAGTTCTGTGACCAGGTACACAAACCGGCCTTCATCatacacctgcaggaaacaagagGGGAGACCTTCAAACAGGCAGCAGCAGACCCAGCTGTGCACGACTCATTATACTTTCCACACACTTACTCGGACTGTGTGCTTAGTAACACTTGAGCATGGATAACTTACTGTAACTGTTGGATATGTACAGTATGAAAATAAAAGGCATTTTTAATAAACCTACAACAAAAGTTGGAAGGAGTGCGATATATTTGAATGCTTGGCAAAGCTAGATCGTAGAAAGATTTAGAGCGTTAGGATAAAAGTTTCTATGATAGACATGCAAAACAAACCCAATGAAGATACACATATACAGTGTATGATTCAATGATAACAAGGAGTAAGTTGAcaatttaccaaaaaaagaaTGAGATGGTTTCAGTGCCAGTAATAGGTCAAGTCTCTTGCTACGGAAAGATGCTAAATAAAGCAGATCAATATAAAGTCCCACTTACATCCTTTAGAGTGATGATGTTCGGATGCTGCCCGTAACGCATTAAAATCTCAATCTCCTCCGATGGATCTCTCTTGCTCTTGTCTATTATCTGAAGTTCAGAAAAGATATGACAAGGTTAACCTATTAGAACACGTTTAGTATAAGGCACATACTTATCACTGTGCAAAATAACGCTCAAGAACTATACTGTTAAATACCGGACTTCTGCAACTAAGTAACTACTTGAAACTATTACTATTCATGAATCAACTGTGACGTTGCTGCCCTCTGGcgtttctttttaaaactgttgctGCTACTGCTATAAGGCCTGTGCTTATTGTATACTTACTGTGATTCAGATTTGGAATATTGGGAATCCtaattttatattttcatgtaaTCAGGGCACCAAATCATATCAGAAAATCTTTCCTAAATCCAGTAGCAAATCCATTTTCTAATGGATCAATACATGTTTTTCATTGATGGTAATACACTGCCGTAAGCGGAGCCGGTGACCAGTACCTTCACAGCGAACTCCATGCTCGTGACTCGGTGTATGCATCGCTTGCAGATGGAGTAAGAGCCCACGCCGATGTCTTCCTTCAGTTCGTAGATTTCAGCAAACTGGGCGTTGCTTTTATGCATCTGCTGTGAAGCAAAGGCAGGGTCCTtagttaaggatttttttttctccagatacAGCAAAAATAAGGTCCATGAACACAGTAATGCCAAACTATTAATGTTGGTCGCATCTTACTTAAGTCATTAAAATGGCCCAAACCGACAATTTGATTTTTTTGTGCATGGCATTGTGTACCATCGTGCATATAATTATATCACTTGCAATGTCAAACAGCAGCTCAGCAGTGTCCAGGGAAATGCTCACTGTATTAAGGGCTCAATACACAGGCATACTTAGTACATTTCTTCAGTTACACAAAAAACTATAAGCCACCACCAGTTCACAAATTATGCAACTACTAACTTACTGTGTATTGTGAACATCATAATTTTGGCTTTGCATCTGGcactttcaaaatgaccaattctctTACAGTACAGTAAGGATTTACCTGAACGATAGGTAGTATGTTCACATGCGAAGAGCCTTTACTTTCTTCCAATGAGACAGGGGCCACAAAGCTAAAGCCTTTGAACAGCTGGTGGGCATTAGCACTGGGGGGTACACCAGGAGAATCTGCCAATAAAGCAAACAAGAATATCAATAACACACACAGCTGTAACGATCAGAGATCAGCATGATGAAAAATTAGGCTCACGATCACCTCCCATCCTGAGCCTGTAATAATGTGATATACATTTCTAAAGTGAGGCCAACCCCTCCATACAGTCTATTTCCAGGCTCTTATACCCTCAATAACTGTAATAACATGTAAAATATTTAACGTGACATAAGGTTGCAAGTATGGATGAATGCACGCCTTAATGTATTTCTAGATCGTGACACTGATGTTACGAAGTTTACCCACAACTGGagaagtggttctccagatatgtgTTAAACTCTAAAGTGTGAGACGCTAACGTAGGAGATATTAATGCTTGATGTTTAAATTAAAGGAGGAGGAGGGCTCATTTCCCTTTGTCTTCCAAAAGAAGAGGGATGACATTTATAAACCAGTTTTAATTATCACACTGCCAGTAAATAGATTTTAAATCTGATGGG
This genomic stretch from Acipenser ruthenus chromosome 16, fAciRut3.2 maternal haplotype, whole genome shotgun sequence harbors:
- the LOC117412331 gene encoding ribosomal protein S6 kinase alpha-6-like isoform X2 is translated as MPFAQPQDPWHKMEVQSLGSEVNGHQIVDEPMEEGESFSHCDEGTFQEIPITHHVKEGCEKAAPSQFELLKVLGQGSFGKVFLVRKIMGPDAGQLYAMKVLKKASLKVRDRVRTKMERDILVEVNHPFIVKLHYAFQTEGKLYLILDFLRGGDVFTRLSKEVMFTEEDVKFYLAELALALDHLHNLGIVYRDLKPENILLDEAGHIKLTDFGLSKESVDQDKKAYSFCGTVEYMAPEVVNRRGHTQSADWWSLGVLMFEMLTGTLPFQGKDRNETMSMILKAKLGMPQFLSSEAQSLLRMLFKRNPANRLGAGSDGVEEIKRHAFFSTIDWNKLYRGEIQPPFKPAAGKPDDTFCFDPEFTAKTPKDSPGVPPSANAHQLFKGFSFVAPVSLEESKGSSHVNILPIVQMHKSNAQFAEIYELKEDIGVGSYSICKRCIHRVTSMEFAVKIIDKSKRDPSEEIEILMRYGQHPNIITLKDVYDEGRFVYLVTELMKGGELLDKILRQKYFSEREASAVLYTITKTVDYLHCQGVVHRDLKPSNILYMEDSGNPDSIRICDFGFAKQLRGENGLLLTPCYTANFVAPEVLMRQGYDAACDIWSLGVLLYTMLAGYTPFANGPNDTPEEILLRIGSGKFSLSGGNWDTVSDKSKDLLSHMLHVDPHQRYTAAQVLKHSWIAYRDQLPHYQLNRHDAPHLVKGAMAATYSALNHKTCQPVLEPVAASSLAQRRGMKKLTSTDL
- the LOC117412331 gene encoding ribosomal protein S6 kinase alpha-6-like isoform X1, with the protein product MPFAQPQDPWHKMEVQSLGSEVNGHQIVDEPMEEGESFSHCDEGTFQEIPITHHVKEGCEKAAPSQFELLKVLGQGSFGKVFLVRKIMGPDAGQLYAMKVLKKASLKVRDRVRTKMERDILVEVNHPFIVKLHYAFQTEGKLYLILDFLRGGDVFTRLSKEVMFTEEDVKFYLAELALALDHLHNLGIVYRDLKPENILLDEAGHIKLTDFGLSKESVDQDKKAYSFCGTVEYMAPEVVNRRGHTQSADWWSLGVLMFEMLTGTLPFQGKDRNETMSMILKAKLGMPQFLSSEAQSLLRMLFKRNPANRLGAGSDGVEEIKRHAFFSTIDWNKLYRGEIQPPFKPAAGKPDDTFCFDPEFTAKTPKDSPGVPPSANAHQLFKGFSFVAPVSLEESKGSSHVNILPIVQQMHKSNAQFAEIYELKEDIGVGSYSICKRCIHRVTSMEFAVKIIDKSKRDPSEEIEILMRYGQHPNIITLKDVYDEGRFVYLVTELMKGGELLDKILRQKYFSEREASAVLYTITKTVDYLHCQGVVHRDLKPSNILYMEDSGNPDSIRICDFGFAKQLRGENGLLLTPCYTANFVAPEVLMRQGYDAACDIWSLGVLLYTMLAGYTPFANGPNDTPEEILLRIGSGKFSLSGGNWDTVSDKSKDLLSHMLHVDPHQRYTAAQVLKHSWIAYRDQLPHYQLNRHDAPHLVKGAMAATYSALNHKTCQPVLEPVAASSLAQRRGMKKLTSTDL